GCACACTTGTAGGGTGCTTACTTTATAAGCGTGCGGCGGTTGTCACGTGCCTATCTTTGTAGTTGGGTTCGGGGCGTGACAGAATATCTCTGAAGAAACAAATGCAGACCTCCTCAAGGAAATGAGGAGAGAGATGGATAAGCTGAGAAGTGCAGTAAGGGAGAAGACAGATCGAAACTTGGATGGGATGGTCCAAAGGACGGATTCACCCTTCACAGTGAGGGTCTTGAAGTGCCCTATGCCCCGAAGTTTCGTCTTCCACTATTTGAGTCGTTCGATGGTCTGAAAGATCCACTGGATCACATCACCACCTTCAAAATGACTTTGAGTCTGCAACAGCCCCCAGACGACATTAGGTTGTAAGTTATCAATTATATCAAAAGAACCTATTGGTTCAGCAACACTTCTTGGTTACAAATCAGTCCACTTTGAAGGaaataccaaaattattattgattccATTAATGATTCAAGCCTGAATCTAGGTTGGGAATTCCAATCCACAATTGCAGCCATCAGATCTTATTTCCCCTGTTTCACTTATGCTTTTGTTTTGGGTCCCAAATCCTATTATTGGTTTGGCTCAAAATTTAGCCCGTTGGGCTTCTTTTTGTAAGATCTGGGGACCCATTACTGTCCCACCTTGGGCCCTTGAAGATGTGATGGGCTGTTCCTCCAGTCCTCTTTCTGTTtctctaataaaattattcctatttacccaaaacaaaaacaaaaacaaaaaaacaaaaaacaaaacaaaatagattttaagtcatcgattaaaaataaaaaagattctATCAAAAGAATTGTGTAGTTATCACTTATCAGGCATGTTGTCATTCTGAAAATGACTAGCATGAGTGCCATAACCTGGACTCAGAGTCATGAATTAGGATGTCATACACATTATtgaaagactttttttttattgttgtcatTTTCCTAATTTGTTATTATGTATTTATCTTCTTCATTTCAGATATTTTTAGGACTTTTTTAAGTCAAAGTCTTTATATGATAATCTATTAGAATCTGTTTAGAAATGTTTTTACTCagaataaaatgtttttttagaGACATCAAATTAGCCCCTAAGccataaaatgaaaatagagaAACCTATTATAAGTAAAATATCagctttttattttccatttttcaaGTGGAATATAGATTTCGAAATTCTGAATTCCATGTGTCATTAGGATCTAACCGTGTATCTGCCTTCCTCCGCTATCACAGCATCGGCATAAGTATTTATATACAAACTGCTTTATGTTAATAGCTTTTACTATCCAGATTCCAGAATGTATGAGGTCAAAGACGCATTTGTGCACTTCTATAAAGCCTTCCAGTTCTGTATGACCAAACTACAAGGAATGTGTTAGCTAAGACTAGGAATTTCAGACAAATGATGCTATCAAGGCAAACATTTCACTCTCTGGGCAGACGTGTTTCCAGCTTTATATACAAGAACTTTGCCATTTCAAATACAATTACAAGTTCTCTGCCATACCTCAGCACAAAATCTAAATTACACAAATTTCTCTAGCCTAGTTTGTGCGTGAGGCCGGAGGAGATAAAAGAGACTCATCATGTCTTTGATATAAAAGTACACACGTAGAAAGAGCTCCAGGCAGCCCCAGCTTCGTTGAGAAATGAATATGAGTGGGTATAGACAGtacactaaaaaaatttaattcacaTTCTCATCCTCACTTTCattctcattttcttctaaTGATCTCCCCATGGTTTCTCTTGTGAAAAAAGTTGTTACCAACAATCCCGTAATACAAACTAAGCCCAAAATTACCAAAGAGATTTCCATTCCAATTGCTTTGGGATAACCATCCTCTTTCTTGTTATGTGAAGCCCACAAAAATCCAACAGACCCAATAATTGCCCCCACCTTGCCAGCAGCACCAGAAACACCATGACATGTAGATCTAAATCTAGCGGGAAAAAGTTCCGCAGGCACTATGAAAGTGGTAGTGTTGGGCCcaaaatttgagaagaaaaaggtgAGCCCATAGAGGACCATGAAACCTACATTTGTGTTATGCTCCCAATACGTGTAATAGGGTATTCCAATTGCTAAATAAACAATTGCCATGAATAAGAAGCCCATTTGTTGAATTCTCACTCTTCCAATGCGATCAATGAAATAGACGGTGAACCAGTAACCTGGAACTGTGGAACAGATTGCTACGATTGCTTGAAGTTTTGCTACATTGAAAGCATCTTGATAGGCGTTCTTTTTTCTTCGGTCACCAAGGTACTTTTTATATATCTGAGATTGGAAGAGATTGTTGCTGTAAAAGACAATGTCAAGAAGAAACCATGAGGTGGCACAAGAGAATAGGTCACGGCCATGGCGACGTAAGAACTGCTTTGAGAAGAGGGGATAGGATGGTTGATGTAGTGGCTGTGGGTCATCTTCTGCAATCTGACTTATTGAAACATCTAACACTTTCTCCATGTCCTTGGCTGCTTGAAGAACATTTAGCTCTACCAAAGCTGTATATCTGTCATAAACGTACAAATGAATTATGATAGATTATATCAAAGCACGGAACAACAAGAACtcatactttttaaaaaaataaattcaatagttgcaatagaaaaaatgaaatttgaatccTAAATATCATAGACATATTAGGAGATTTCaattaattgagttacaaggttCTTAACAACAAAAACTCGTACTTTGgttactaaaaaaaatcactttttcaaaaaaacactTATGGTatttatgat
This DNA window, taken from Quercus robur chromosome 2, dhQueRobu3.1, whole genome shotgun sequence, encodes the following:
- the LOC126712625 gene encoding probable inorganic phosphate transporter 1-9; its protein translation is MGLKVLSALDTAKTQLYHFKAIIVAGMGLFTDAYDLFCIPPILSLIGRVYYEQDKLKYQIPPGVISATVAIALLGTTIGQLVFGRLGDRIGRRRVYGIALMIMVLSSLGCGFSICKSRECVLVSLSFFRFFLGVGIGGDYPLSATIMSEFANKRTRGAFIAAVFSMQGFGILASSTVTMVVCAIFEHVSRSHDHTSHTVSVDHTPRGVDIAWRLILMLGAVPAALTYYWRMMMPETARYTALVELNVLQAAKDMEKVLDVSISQIAEDDPQPLHQPSYPLFSKQFLRRHGRDLFSCATSWFLLDIVFYSNNLFQSQIYKKYLGDRRKKNAYQDAFNVAKLQAIVAICSTVPGYWFTVYFIDRIGRVRIQQMGFLFMAIVYLAIGIPYYTYWEHNTNVGFMVLYGLTFFFSNFGPNTTTFIVPAELFPARFRSTCHGVSGAAGKVGAIIGSVGFLWASHNKKEDGYPKAIGMEISLVILGLVCITGLLVTTFFTRETMGRSLEENENESEDENVN